From a single Flavobacteriales bacterium genomic region:
- a CDS encoding T9SS type B sorting domain-containing protein yields the protein MESMRSIPFCFALAVVVGFTNPAIGQDTLKGVSVNSGLIQFCGTGDVIVSESENSSYEVMADAQVVTKSETAITLKPGFKARGLTNNGFFLAKIVNACGEMVWAGSESNDWGNPANWESFGVPSENDAVLIPSTANDPVYQGTDGVKNLTLQGGDLMLNADLEISESLNLSSGIIKSDQNVLVLQDGITVTGGSTNSYVQGQVSKAGSSAFTFPIGDKGFYRPISLEQPSASGVYQAVYHESNSDDLYSHSQKATGIGEISTTGYWEFRKASGPDVSVSLNYDPLHSCGITNTNDVDVVVWDGTQWVSQGISTLTGDDFNASFSSTTFTNYGPLSLAVSEAAPEITLNLINDRSVLYSQVINLADTPIVVGGQSPYDYRWYLNGNLWGTQEMPYTPLYYGGDYELVVRDYKGCVGQDVVAIDLEPSLKIDFSGLANSLVNDELHLRVTSDQFDEVITGKDGIASFNYDLNTPNGAISIKLSSEVVTEESEFSFNVNSSGEISDLAFVDVDDLGTTTENIALSSRFYNAKPGQITFFLDGEPEQMPDDSPLLMGSTLYQGVLMTANGDGKNDVFQLIWKSVPSYYSLEITDRQGVSVFQTNDISESWDGLSGGVLVDEGGYLYSVTYETEVFDGQFILKH from the coding sequence ATGGAGAGTATGAGGTCTATTCCATTTTGTTTTGCCTTGGCCGTTGTGGTTGGTTTCACCAACCCTGCTATCGGGCAGGATACACTCAAAGGGGTTTCAGTCAATTCAGGTCTGATTCAGTTTTGCGGAACGGGAGATGTCATTGTTTCTGAATCAGAAAATAGTAGCTATGAAGTAATGGCAGACGCTCAAGTTGTTACCAAGTCAGAAACCGCGATAACCCTAAAGCCAGGGTTCAAAGCTCGAGGTTTGACGAACAACGGTTTTTTTCTGGCAAAGATTGTTAACGCTTGTGGCGAGATGGTTTGGGCGGGCTCCGAATCTAACGACTGGGGCAATCCAGCTAACTGGGAGTCGTTTGGTGTTCCCAGTGAGAATGATGCGGTGCTTATACCGTCAACAGCAAATGACCCAGTATACCAAGGAACGGATGGGGTTAAAAACCTGACCCTTCAAGGAGGAGACCTTATGTTAAATGCGGACTTGGAGATTTCAGAGAGTTTGAATCTAAGTTCTGGAATCATCAAATCGGATCAAAATGTACTTGTGCTTCAAGATGGGATTACGGTAACAGGTGGCAGTACCAACAGTTATGTCCAAGGACAAGTAAGTAAGGCTGGTTCTTCGGCATTTACCTTCCCCATTGGAGATAAGGGATTTTATAGGCCGATTTCCCTGGAGCAGCCGTCCGCATCTGGGGTTTACCAAGCGGTTTATCATGAGTCGAACTCAGATGACCTGTATTCGCATTCCCAAAAAGCTACTGGGATTGGCGAAATCTCGACAACAGGTTATTGGGAGTTTAGAAAAGCATCAGGCCCAGATGTAAGTGTTTCATTGAATTATGACCCGCTTCATAGCTGTGGGATAACCAACACAAATGATGTTGATGTTGTAGTTTGGGATGGGACACAATGGGTATCGCAAGGCATCTCGACCCTTACGGGTGATGACTTCAATGCTTCCTTCTCCAGTACCACGTTCACCAACTACGGCCCGTTATCTCTGGCAGTATCGGAAGCTGCACCGGAAATTACGCTCAATCTAATAAATGACCGTTCTGTGCTTTATAGTCAGGTAATAAATTTGGCAGATACACCAATTGTGGTGGGTGGTCAGTCCCCATATGATTATAGGTGGTATTTAAATGGTAATTTATGGGGCACTCAGGAGATGCCCTATACTCCGCTCTATTATGGTGGTGATTATGAATTGGTAGTTCGGGACTATAAGGGATGTGTTGGTCAAGATGTTGTCGCAATAGACCTTGAGCCCAGTTTGAAAATTGATTTTAGTGGTCTTGCAAACAGCTTGGTAAATGATGAGCTTCATTTGCGAGTGACCTCGGATCAGTTTGACGAGGTCATCACAGGAAAAGATGGTATTGCTTCGTTTAATTACGACCTGAACACGCCTAACGGGGCCATTTCCATCAAGTTAAGTTCCGAAGTAGTTACAGAAGAATCCGAATTCTCATTTAACGTTAACAGTTCAGGTGAGATATCAGATTTGGCGTTTGTGGATGTAGATGACCTTGGTACTACGACTGAAAACATTGCCTTGTCATCAAGGTTCTACAATGCGAAACCGGGTCAGATTACTTTTTTTCTGGATGGAGAACCAGAACAAATGCCAGACGATTCTCCATTGTTAATGGGGAGCACGCTTTATCAGGGTGTTTTGATGACCGCCAATGGCGATGGGAAAAACGATGTGTTTCAATTGATCTGGAAATCCGTTCCAAGTTATTACTCACTTGAAATCACTGACCGACAGGGGGTTTCCGTGTTTCAAACCAACGACATTAGTGAATCATGGGATGGTTTAAGTGGCGGGGTTCTCGTTGATGAAGGAGGTTATTTGTATTCTGTGACCTATGAGACGGAAGTCTTTGATGGGCAGTTCATTCTTAAGCATTGA